The proteins below are encoded in one region of Halichoerus grypus chromosome X, mHalGry1.hap1.1, whole genome shotgun sequence:
- the SUV39H1 gene encoding histone-lysine N-methyltransferase SUV39H1 isoform X2, with product MAENLKGCSVCCKSSWNQLQDLCRLAKLSCPALGISKRNLYDFEVEYLCDYKKIREQEYYLVKWRGYPDSESTWEPRQNLKCVRILKQFHKDLERELLRRHHRSKPPRHLDPSLANYLVQKAKQRRALRRWEQELNAKRSHLGRITVENEVDLDGPPRAFVYINEYRVGEGITLNQVAVGCECQDCLWAPAGGCCPGASLHKFAYNDQGQVRLRAGLPIYECNSRCRCGYDCPNRVVQKGIRYDLCIFRTDDGRGWGVRTLEKIRKNSFVMEYVGEIITSEEAERRGQIYDRQGATYLFDLDYVEDVYTVDAAYYGNISHFVNHSCDPNLQVYNVFIDNLDERLPRIAFFATRTIRAGEELTFDYNMQVDPVDMESTRMDSNFGLAGLPGSPKKRVRIECKCGTESCRKYLF from the exons ATGGCGGAAAATTTAAAAG GCTGCAGTGTGTGTTGCAAGTCTTCTTGGAATCAGCTACAGGACCTGTGCCGCCTGGCCAagctctcctgccctgccctcggCATCTCCAAGAGGAATCTCTATGACTTTGAAGTCGAGTACCTGTGTGATTACAAGAAGATCCGC GAACAAGAGTATTACCTGGTAAAATGGCGTGGATACCCAGACTCAGAGAGCACCTGGGAGCCACGGCAGAATCTCAAGTGCGTGCGCATTCTCAAGCAGTTCCACAAGGACTTAGAAAGGGAGCTGCTGCGGCGGCACCACCGGTCAAAGCCCCCCCGGCACCTGGACCCGAGCTTGGCCAACTACCTGGTACAGAAGGCCAAGCAGAGGCGGGCGCTCCGGCGCTGGGAGCAGGAGCTCAATGCCAAGCGCAGCCACCTGGGACGCATCACCGTGGAGAACGAGGTGGACCTGGACGGCCCCCCGCGGGCTTTCGTATACATCAACGAGTACCGTGTGGGTGAGGGCATCACCCTCAACCAGGTGGCGGTGGGCTGCGAGTGCCAGGACTGTCTGTGGGCCCCCGCTGGAGGCTGCTGCCCCGGGGCGTCCCTGCACAAGTTTGCCTACAACGACCAGGGTCAGGTGCGGCTGCGCGCCGGCCTGCCCATCTACGAGTGCAACTCCCGCTGCCGCTGCGGCTATGACTGCCCCAACCGCGTGGTGCAGAAGGGCATCCGCTATGACCTCTGCATCTTCCGCACGGACGACGGGCGCGGCTGGGGCGTCCGCACGCTGGAGAAGATCCGCAAGAACAGCTTCGTCATGGAGTACGTGGGAGAG ATCATTACCTCAGAGGAGGCGGAGCGGCGGGGCCAGATCTACGACCGCCAGGGCGCCACCTACCTCTTCGACCTGGACTACGTGGAGGACGTGTACACCGTGGATGCCGCCTATTACGGCAACATCTCCCATTTTGTCAACCACAGT TGTGACCCCAACCTCCAGGTGTACAACGTCTTCATAGACAACCTTGATGAGCGACTGCCCCGCATCGCTTTCTTTGCCACAAGAACCATCCGGGCAGGCGAGGAGCTCACCTTTGATTACAACATGCAAG TGGACCCCGTGGACATGGAGAGCACCCGCATGGACTCCAACTTTGGCCTGGCCGGGCTCCCTGGCTCCCCCAAGAAGCGGGTCCGTATTGAATGCAAGTGTGGGACTGAATCCTGCCGCAAATACCTCTTCTAG
- the SUV39H1 gene encoding histone-lysine N-methyltransferase SUV39H1 isoform X1, with translation MMRGGAHAAGCSTHGCSVCCKSSWNQLQDLCRLAKLSCPALGISKRNLYDFEVEYLCDYKKIREQEYYLVKWRGYPDSESTWEPRQNLKCVRILKQFHKDLERELLRRHHRSKPPRHLDPSLANYLVQKAKQRRALRRWEQELNAKRSHLGRITVENEVDLDGPPRAFVYINEYRVGEGITLNQVAVGCECQDCLWAPAGGCCPGASLHKFAYNDQGQVRLRAGLPIYECNSRCRCGYDCPNRVVQKGIRYDLCIFRTDDGRGWGVRTLEKIRKNSFVMEYVGEIITSEEAERRGQIYDRQGATYLFDLDYVEDVYTVDAAYYGNISHFVNHSCDPNLQVYNVFIDNLDERLPRIAFFATRTIRAGEELTFDYNMQVDPVDMESTRMDSNFGLAGLPGSPKKRVRIECKCGTESCRKYLF, from the exons atgaTGCGTGGTGGGGCGCATGCTGCTGGCTGTTCCACTCACG GCTGCAGTGTGTGTTGCAAGTCTTCTTGGAATCAGCTACAGGACCTGTGCCGCCTGGCCAagctctcctgccctgccctcggCATCTCCAAGAGGAATCTCTATGACTTTGAAGTCGAGTACCTGTGTGATTACAAGAAGATCCGC GAACAAGAGTATTACCTGGTAAAATGGCGTGGATACCCAGACTCAGAGAGCACCTGGGAGCCACGGCAGAATCTCAAGTGCGTGCGCATTCTCAAGCAGTTCCACAAGGACTTAGAAAGGGAGCTGCTGCGGCGGCACCACCGGTCAAAGCCCCCCCGGCACCTGGACCCGAGCTTGGCCAACTACCTGGTACAGAAGGCCAAGCAGAGGCGGGCGCTCCGGCGCTGGGAGCAGGAGCTCAATGCCAAGCGCAGCCACCTGGGACGCATCACCGTGGAGAACGAGGTGGACCTGGACGGCCCCCCGCGGGCTTTCGTATACATCAACGAGTACCGTGTGGGTGAGGGCATCACCCTCAACCAGGTGGCGGTGGGCTGCGAGTGCCAGGACTGTCTGTGGGCCCCCGCTGGAGGCTGCTGCCCCGGGGCGTCCCTGCACAAGTTTGCCTACAACGACCAGGGTCAGGTGCGGCTGCGCGCCGGCCTGCCCATCTACGAGTGCAACTCCCGCTGCCGCTGCGGCTATGACTGCCCCAACCGCGTGGTGCAGAAGGGCATCCGCTATGACCTCTGCATCTTCCGCACGGACGACGGGCGCGGCTGGGGCGTCCGCACGCTGGAGAAGATCCGCAAGAACAGCTTCGTCATGGAGTACGTGGGAGAG ATCATTACCTCAGAGGAGGCGGAGCGGCGGGGCCAGATCTACGACCGCCAGGGCGCCACCTACCTCTTCGACCTGGACTACGTGGAGGACGTGTACACCGTGGATGCCGCCTATTACGGCAACATCTCCCATTTTGTCAACCACAGT TGTGACCCCAACCTCCAGGTGTACAACGTCTTCATAGACAACCTTGATGAGCGACTGCCCCGCATCGCTTTCTTTGCCACAAGAACCATCCGGGCAGGCGAGGAGCTCACCTTTGATTACAACATGCAAG TGGACCCCGTGGACATGGAGAGCACCCGCATGGACTCCAACTTTGGCCTGGCCGGGCTCCCTGGCTCCCCCAAGAAGCGGGTCCGTATTGAATGCAAGTGTGGGACTGAATCCTGCCGCAAATACCTCTTCTAG
- the WAS gene encoding actin nucleation-promoting factor WAS: protein MSGGPVGGRSGGRGGPGVQQNIPSTLLHDHENQRLFEMLGRKCWTLATAVVQLYLALPPGAEHWTKEHCGAVCFVKDNPQKSYFIRLYGLQAGRLLWEQELYSQLVYSTPTPFFHTFAGDACQAGLNFADEGEAQAFRALVQEKIQKRNQRQSGDRRQLPPPPAPANEERRGGLPPLPPHPGGDQGGPASGQLSLGLVTVDIQNPDITSSRYRGLPAPGPGPADKKRSGKKKISKADIGAPSGFKHVSHVGWDPQNGFDVNNLDPDLRSLFSRAGISEAQLTDAETSKLIYDFIEDQGGLEAVRQEMRRQEPLPPPPPPSRGGNQAPRPPTIGSNKGRSGPLPPVPLGGAPPPPTPRAPPPPGRGGPPPPPPPATGRSGPLPPPPPGAGGPPVPPPPPPPPPPPICGGGPIPPPPPALGPVGGPAPGGGRGALLDQIRQGIQLNKTPGAPESSALQPPPQSSEGLVGALMHVMQKRSRAIHSSDEGEDQAGEEDEDDEWDD from the exons ATGAGTGGGGGCCCTGTGGGAGGCAGGTCTGGGGGTCGCGGAGGACCAGGGGTTCAGCAGAACATACCCTCCACACTCCTCCACGACCACGAGAACCAGCGACTCTTCGAGATGCTGGGTCGGAAATGCTGG ACACTGGCCACCGCCGTTGTTCAGCTGTACCTGGCACTACCTCCTGGAGCTGAGCACTGGACCAAGGAGCACTGTGGGGCTGTGTGCTTCGTGAAGGATAACCCCCAGAAGTCCTACTTCATCCGTCTTTATGGCCTTCAG GCTGGCCGGCTGCTCTGGGAACAGGAGCTGTACTCACAGTTGGTCTATtccactcccacccccttctTCCACACTTTTGCTGGAGAT GCCTGCCAAGCAGGGCTGAACTTTGCAGATGAGGGCGAGGCCCAGGCCTTCCGGGCCCTGGTGCAGGAGAAGATCCAAAAAAGGAATCAGAGGCAAAGTGGAG ATAGACGCCAGCTacccccaccaccagcaccagccaATGAAG agagaagaggagggctcccacccctgcccccacacccaggCGGAGACCAAGGGG GCCCAGCATCTGGCCAACTGTCCCTGGGGCTAGTAACAGTGGACATCCAGAACCCCGACATCACGAGTTCACGATACCGTGGGCTCCCAGCACCTGGGCCTGGCCCAGCTGATAAGAAACGCTCAGGGAAGAAGAAGATCAGCAAGGCTGATATTGGTGCACCAAGTGGATTCAA aCATGTCAGCCACGTGGGGTGGGACCCCCAGAATGGATTTGAC GTAAACAACCTGGACCCGGACCTGCGGAGTCTGTTCTCCAGGGCAGGAATCAGTGAGGCCCAGCTCACGGATGCCGAGACCTCCAAACTGATCTACGATTTCATTGAGGACCAGGGCGGGCTAGAGGCTGTGCGGCAGGAGATGAGGCGCCAGG AGCCGCTTCCACCACCCCCGCCGCCATCCAGAGGAGGAAACCAGGCCCCCCGGCCCCCTACAATCGGGAGCAACAAGGGTCGCTCTGGTCCACTGCCCCCTGTACCTTTGGGAGGTGCTCCACCCCCACCAACTCCccgggcacccccacccccaggccgaGGGggccctccaccaccaccccctccagcCACTGGACGTTCTGGACCACTGCCCCCTCCGCCCCCTGGAGCTGGAGGGCCCCCCGtgcctccaccaccaccaccaccacccccaccacccatcTGTGGGGGTGGGCcaatccctcccccacctcctgctctggGGCCTGTGGGGGGCCCGGCCCCCGGTGGAGGTCGGGGGGCACTTTTGGATCAAATCCGGCAGGGAATTCAGCTGAACAAG ACGCCCGGGGCCCCAGAGAGCTCAGCGCTGCAGCCTCCCCCTCAGAGCTCGGAAGGGCTGGTGGGAGCCCTCATGCACGTGATGCAGAAGAGAAGCAGAGCCATCCACTCCTCAG acGAAGGGGAGGACCAGGCCGGCGAAGAGGATGAGGACGATGAGTGGGACGACTGA